CGCCGGGGAGGGGCTCCGCCTTCTCCTTCGTCCTGTCGCTGAAGGCCGGAAACTCCGCGGGGGAGAACGACACACCGGGAGAAAGAGCCTCCGTTCCGGCGTTAGGAAACGAAGGGGGTGAAAGAAAACCATCCGTTCTGGTGGTGGACGACAACAGGGTGAACAGGGAACTGGTGAGGCTGCTTCTGGAAAAGGGGGGCTACCTGCCGGAGACGGCCTCCGACGGGCGAGAGGCCGTGGAACGGCTATCCAGGAAACGGTTCGACCTGGTGCTCATGGATATCCAGATGCCCGAGATGGACGGTTACGAATCCACCGCCTTCATCCGGGACCCCGGGTCTCCGGTGCTGGACCACCAGGTTCCCATAGTGGCCCTGACCGCCCACGCCGTGAAAGGGTTCGCCGATGAATGTCTGAAAAAGGGAATGAACGACTATCTTCCCAAGCCCTTTTCATCGAACGAACTCCTGGGGCTGCTCTACAAGTGGATTTCTTCCGCAGGTACTCCGGCCGGGGATTACGGAGTTCCCCCCTTTGCCGGCAGGGACCAGAAAAAAGGGGAGGATCCCGTCTTCGATGCGGACAGTTTCTTCGCCAGACTTCTGGGGGACCGGGACGAGGGAAAGATGCTCCTGGAGTTGTTTCTCGAAGCGGTGCCGGAGGACCTGGAGGCCCTGGCCGACGCCATTGAACGGGAGGATTTGCGGGCCTGCGCGAAAATAGCCCATACCATCAAGGGAACCGCATCCAACGGGTGCGCCCCGGAACTCAGCCGAGCAGCGAAATCCATCCAGTCGGAGGCGGAAAACGGCCGTTCCGGAGAGCTTCCGGAGCTGTTTTCCAGGCTCCTGTTCCATTTCTCCCTCGTGGCGGAGGCCATGAAGAAAGAGCTGAACAGCTGAAAAAACCTCCCTACTTGTCGGGAAACCGCATGCGGTAGAGGGTCATGAGGGAGGCAAACCTGCGGGCAAGGTTCTCCCGCTCCGGGGAAAACTTATTCTTCACTTCCTCGAACGCCCTGTCCACATCCTCTTTTTTCGGCTTCACCAGAGCCGGTTCCCCCCGTTTTCCGGCCCTGGGAGAGGGAGAGGTTTTGCCCACCACCACCTTCACGGCGGTTACCTTCACCCCGGTGATCTTCGATGCCTCACGGGCCACGGAGGCTCCCCTCATGGAGAGAGCCTTCGCAGAAGAAGGGCTGTCCGCTTTCACGAGCAGTACCCCTTTTTCAATGTCGTCGGGCCAGGTCTTTTTCGCCAGCATGGGGCCCACCGCAGTGGCCCATGTGTCCCTCAGGCCCGGAAGGGCGAGTTTTTCCTCCGCTCCCTTGGGCATGACCAGGTCCAGGAGGGCGGCCACAGGTCCCGGAACACCTTTACTGCGCCTGATATTCCTCATCGTCCGCTTCCCTCCGCGACAGCGAATTGAGGTACACCGACAGAAGATGAATGTCCGTGGGCGTCACCCCGGAAATGCGACCAGCCTGCCCCAGGGTGAGGGGACGGATTGCCTCCAGCTTCTGCCTGCTTTCGGCGAGGAGGCCGGAAATGGAGGAATAGTCGATATCACCGGGAAGGCGGACCTCTTCCATCCTCGACAGCCGTGCCACCTGCCGGTGTTGCCGGTCGATGTACCCCTCGTATTTTACCTCCACCTCGAGGGCCTGGACTTCTTCTCCCCGGAGAGGCTCCGGCGAAGGAGAAAACTTCTCCACCAGGGAATAGGGTACCCTTGGCCGGCGCAGCAGGTCTGCCGCCGTCACCGTCTCCGAAAGGGGAGCCGAGCCCAGGGCCGCTAGGGCGGCGTTCAATCCCTCCGAAGGCGAAATCCTCGCTTTTTCGAGCCTTTCCGCTTCAGT
The DNA window shown above is from Aminivibrio sp. and carries:
- a CDS encoding DciA family protein codes for the protein MRNIRRSKGVPGPVAALLDLVMPKGAEEKLALPGLRDTWATAVGPMLAKKTWPDDIEKGVLLVKADSPSSAKALSMRGASVAREASKITGVKVTAVKVVVGKTSPSPRAGKRGEPALVKPKKEDVDRAFEEVKNKFSPERENLARRFASLMTLYRMRFPDK